The following proteins are encoded in a genomic region of Chitinophagales bacterium:
- the gldL gene encoding gliding motility protein GldL: MANFFKTKSGKKLKNALFGIGASVVIIGAWAKILHIADPKIAGIPFYSYMLTAGLLTEAIIFLISAFIPPEPDYYWEKLYPGLDIYDEKMEIDSEKHGHEPMALATSAPSNKKSLSGELDKMMEAAKIDQNLVTKFGQNLEGFSSNVSKLGDLANATVASNEFAGAAKSAATSLNGVKDAFASAADGMGKLAAASGDASKYHEQVQSATKNLAALNAVYELELQDTNNHLKTMNKFIGNLGNAMSNLESSLGETEKFKTEMSGLASNLEKMNSVYGNMLAAMKA, translated from the coding sequence ATGGCAAATTTCTTTAAAACAAAAAGTGGCAAAAAGTTAAAAAATGCCTTGTTTGGAATCGGAGCTTCTGTAGTAATTATCGGAGCTTGGGCAAAAATCTTACACATTGCTGATCCAAAAATTGCAGGTATTCCTTTTTACTCATATATGTTAACAGCAGGTTTATTAACAGAAGCAATTATCTTCTTAATTTCTGCTTTTATTCCACCTGAGCCAGATTATTACTGGGAAAAATTATATCCAGGTTTAGATATTTATGATGAAAAAATGGAAATAGATTCAGAAAAACATGGTCACGAACCAATGGCTTTAGCAACTTCTGCTCCTAGCAATAAAAAAAGCTTATCAGGAGAATTAGATAAAATGATGGAAGCAGCTAAAATAGATCAAAATTTAGTAACTAAATTTGGTCAAAATTTAGAAGGTTTTTCTAGTAATGTATCTAAATTAGGAGATTTGGCAAATGCAACTGTTGCGTCTAATGAATTTGCTGGTGCTGCTAAAAGTGCTGCTACTTCATTAAATGGCGTTAAAGATGCTTTTGCTTCTGCTGCAGATGGCATGGGTAAATTAGCTGCTGCTTCTGGAGATGCTTCTAAATATCATGAACAAGTACAATCTGCTACTAAAAACTTAGCAGCATTGAATGCCGTATATGAATTAGAATTACAAGACACTAACAATCACCTTAAAACTATGAATAAGTTTATAGGTAATTTAGGTAATGCTATGAGTAATTTAGAGTCTTCATTAGGTGAAACAGAGAAATTTAAAACAGAAATGTCTGGTTTAGCATCTAATTTAGAAAAAATGAATAGCGTTTATGGAAACATGTTGGCTGCAATGAAAGCTTAA
- a CDS encoding SUMF1/EgtB/PvdO family nonheme iron enzyme, whose amino-acid sequence MRKLHFSIILLAVVMLLNSCGGKSGYEGQLIGSQDRPSWDNNLLPYGMVYVPSGVFHSGASDQDINYAFNNKLKQVSIVGFYMDETEITNNEYRQFVEWVRDSMAHELLGGDHLIESESGGQAINWDMPIDMDWNSGTSMSEEGEQLESMFYSEADRIHGKKELDPRKLTYEYTWFRWKDAADRANKDKPRSEFIDRKTVPVYPDEMVWIRDFSYSYNEPMTRAYFTHPAYDDYPVVGVTWDQSNAFCAWRTMQWNAYRLAQREAPIDEFRLPTEYEWEYAARGGRELSPYPWGGPYIRNTLGCLLANFKPGRGNYPEDGGFYTVGVKSYWPNDYGLYQMAGNVSEWTLTAYDDNLTNFVHDEQPDYRYDAKEDDPTVMKRKVIRGGSWKDIGYFLQCGVKSSEYQDSAKSYIGFRCILPFLGRSLGDFN is encoded by the coding sequence ATGAGAAAATTACATTTTTCTATAATTCTGTTAGCAGTAGTAATGTTATTAAACAGCTGTGGAGGCAAGAGCGGTTACGAAGGTCAGTTAATTGGTTCACAAGATAGACCAAGCTGGGACAATAATTTATTGCCATATGGTATGGTTTATGTTCCTTCAGGTGTTTTCCACTCAGGAGCATCAGATCAAGACATTAATTATGCCTTCAACAATAAGCTAAAGCAAGTATCTATTGTAGGTTTCTATATGGATGAAACAGAAATTACCAATAATGAATATCGTCAGTTTGTAGAATGGGTTAGAGATTCTATGGCTCACGAGTTATTAGGTGGCGATCACTTAATCGAATCAGAAAGTGGTGGACAAGCAATTAATTGGGATATGCCAATTGATATGGATTGGAATTCTGGTACTAGTATGAGCGAAGAAGGAGAGCAGCTAGAGTCTATGTTTTATAGTGAAGCAGATAGAATTCATGGTAAAAAAGAGTTAGATCCTAGAAAATTAACTTATGAGTATACTTGGTTTAGATGGAAAGATGCTGCTGATAGAGCAAATAAAGATAAACCTAGAAGCGAATTCATTGATAGAAAAACAGTTCCTGTTTATCCTGATGAAATGGTTTGGATTAGAGATTTCTCATATTCTTATAATGAACCAATGACTAGAGCTTATTTTACGCATCCAGCTTACGATGATTATCCTGTAGTTGGTGTAACTTGGGATCAGTCAAATGCATTTTGTGCTTGGAGAACAATGCAGTGGAATGCTTATCGTTTAGCACAAAGAGAAGCTCCAATTGATGAATTTAGATTGCCAACAGAATATGAGTGGGAATATGCTGCAAGAGGCGGAAGAGAGTTATCTCCTTATCCTTGGGGTGGTCCTTATATTAGAAATACTTTAGGTTGTTTGTTAGCCAACTTTAAGCCAGGAAGAGGAAACTATCCAGAAGATGGTGGATTCTATACTGTAGGTGTTAAATCTTATTGGCCAAATGACTATGGTTTATACCAAATGGCTGGTAATGTGTCAGAATGGACGCTTACTGCTTATGATGATAACTTAACTAACTTTGTTCATGATGAACAACCAGACTATAGATATGATGCTAAAGAAGATGATCCAACAGTTATGAAGAGAAAAGTAATTAGAGGCGGTTCTTGGAAAGATATAGGATACTTTCTACAGTGTGGTGTTAAATCATCAGAGTATCAAGATTCTGCAAAATCTTATATTGGTTTTAGATGTATATTGCCTTTCTTAGGAAGAAGCTTAGGTGATTTTAACTAA
- a CDS encoding PorP/SprF family type IX secretion system membrane protein, whose product MKSQIKFIIFVLFASIVLNIQAQIVPISTHYTVLRDKYNPAFNGLEGGLGVVANYRTQWTELQKAPKTLNLVADIYLPQISSGLGLNIMNDRLGAYNQTAIAIAYNYIQPIKEKFKIGIGIQAGANISKLDGSLLVTPQGDYSTGTNHNDDVLSSNTVKSIAPILDFGVALHHKYFELGVALQNLINYKYEYQGNISNLNTTFGRTLNFTAKGNVELGQNIHLKPAVNFLTDFKNIQTDITLMAGFKYFIDAGINVRGYNKNSFESLSPIIMIAPVKNLQLTYSYDFNLNGLKQVNDGSHEISLSYFLESKNLFKQPKMINHPRFL is encoded by the coding sequence ATGAAGTCGCAGATAAAATTTATCATATTTGTTCTTTTCGCTAGTATCGTGCTAAATATTCAAGCACAAATTGTTCCTATTAGCACACACTATACCGTACTTCGAGACAAGTATAATCCAGCGTTCAATGGATTAGAAGGTGGTTTAGGTGTTGTGGCTAACTATAGAACGCAATGGACAGAACTTCAAAAAGCACCAAAAACACTCAATCTAGTAGCAGATATTTATCTACCACAAATTAGTAGTGGTTTAGGATTAAATATTATGAACGATAGGTTAGGAGCATATAATCAAACAGCAATAGCAATAGCATATAATTATATTCAACCAATAAAAGAAAAATTTAAAATAGGTATTGGTATTCAAGCTGGTGCCAATATCTCAAAACTAGATGGTAGTTTACTAGTAACACCACAAGGCGATTATTCTACAGGTACTAATCATAACGATGATGTTTTATCTAGTAATACTGTAAAATCAATAGCACCAATTTTAGATTTTGGTGTAGCATTACATCATAAATATTTTGAATTAGGTGTAGCATTACAAAATCTAATCAATTACAAATATGAATATCAAGGAAATATTAGTAATTTGAATACAACATTTGGCAGAACACTTAATTTTACAGCAAAAGGCAATGTAGAATTAGGTCAAAATATACACTTAAAACCAGCTGTAAATTTCCTTACCGATTTTAAAAATATTCAGACAGATATAACACTAATGGCTGGCTTTAAATATTTTATTGATGCAGGAATTAATGTTAGAGGATATAATAAAAATTCATTCGAATCGTTATCTCCTATAATAATGATTGCACCAGTGAAAAATTTACAATTAACATATAGTTATGATTTTAATTTAAATGGATTAAAGCAAGTAAATGATGGTTCACACGAAATTTCCTTATCTTACTTTTTAGAGAGTAAAAACTTGTTTAAACAACCTAAAATGATTAATCATCCTAGATTTCTGTGA
- a CDS encoding uroporphyrinogen-III synthase encodes MAKRATTSSNKTTKTTAKTQAKKQEVKVHAEDPRPVKSILISLPKPETGKSPYIDLANKFKIKLDWRPFTHVEDIKAKEFRNQKIYLDQFKNIIFTSRTSAEQYFRICEEMRIKISLENKYFCLSEAIALYLQKYIQYRKRKVFFANGKMENLIEVIKKYKDDNEEVLISSSETKDKALNILLEKASINYKEATLYRTVASDLSDLSDVKYDMLIFFNTSAIDSLYSNFPDFKQDKTRLAIYGNLTAQAVAQHKLKINVFAPLPDTPSLVDAIKKYIEVGNKK; translated from the coding sequence ATGGCAAAAAGGGCTACAACATCTTCAAATAAAACAACAAAAACTACCGCTAAAACTCAAGCAAAAAAGCAAGAGGTAAAAGTGCATGCAGAAGATCCAAGACCAGTTAAATCGATACTTATTTCTTTACCTAAACCAGAAACAGGTAAATCGCCTTATATAGATTTAGCCAATAAATTTAAAATAAAATTAGATTGGCGACCTTTTACTCATGTGGAAGATATTAAAGCCAAAGAGTTTAGAAATCAGAAAATATATTTAGACCAATTTAAAAATATCATTTTTACTAGTAGAACTTCTGCCGAGCAATATTTTAGAATTTGCGAAGAGATGCGTATTAAAATCTCACTAGAAAATAAATATTTCTGTTTAAGTGAAGCCATTGCACTTTATTTACAAAAATACATTCAGTACAGAAAACGAAAAGTATTTTTTGCGAATGGTAAGATGGAAAACTTGATTGAAGTAATAAAAAAATATAAAGATGATAATGAAGAAGTCTTAATTTCTAGTTCAGAAACCAAAGACAAAGCATTGAATATTTTGTTAGAAAAAGCAAGTATCAATTATAAAGAAGCAACTTTGTATAGAACAGTAGCATCAGATTTATCAGATTTAAGCGATGTTAAATATGATATGTTGATATTTTTTAATACATCAGCTATTGATTCTTTGTATAGTAACTTTCCAGATTTCAAGCAAGATAAAACAAGGTTAGCAATATATGGAAATCTTACAGCACAAGCAGTAGCACAGCACAAACTAAAAATAAATGTTTTTGCACCATTACCAGATACGCCTTCTCTTGTAGATGCCATAAAAAAATATATAGAAGTAGGCAATAAAAAATAA
- a CDS encoding DUF4271 domain-containing protein: MILCSFTIKSQVVYNPEFVIKTLQTQRDTTAYNQFTNQVFLEKAKTSVLQIESIKQNKLSIIPFVVILIILIVIILSRLLWKDYISYIAQSIFSTKNYLLYFNLHRFDNVPVIIISILLEIGFVLLLYTMFLYFNGIHLKDFNFTTILIIVLAFVVVRNIIEILFNWASDSLKQYYRFFYFNQFHTILILSLLSLIALIGYYHPNIIQLKNVNYIGVVLLSVITIIVIIQNIMLANKISNVNFLYFFMYICTFKLLPLALIVKTVITYL, from the coding sequence TTGATTTTATGTTCGTTTACAATAAAATCACAAGTAGTCTATAATCCAGAATTTGTAATAAAAACACTACAAACACAAAGAGACACAACAGCATACAATCAATTTACTAATCAAGTATTTTTAGAAAAAGCTAAAACATCAGTACTACAAATAGAAAGTATCAAGCAAAATAAATTGAGCATCATTCCATTTGTAGTTATTTTAATTATATTAATAGTAATAATACTATCTAGATTACTTTGGAAAGATTATATCTCGTATATCGCTCAGTCTATATTTAGTACCAAAAATTATTTACTCTATTTCAATCTACATAGATTTGATAATGTTCCTGTAATAATTATATCTATTTTGCTAGAAATAGGTTTCGTACTTTTGCTATATACTATGTTCCTTTATTTTAATGGCATTCATTTAAAGGACTTCAATTTTACTACAATACTAATTATTGTACTTGCATTTGTAGTTGTAAGAAATATAATAGAAATACTTTTTAATTGGGCATCAGACAGTTTAAAACAATACTATCGATTTTTTTATTTTAATCAATTCCATACTATTCTAATACTCTCATTGCTAAGTCTTATTGCATTAATTGGCTATTATCATCCAAACATTATACAGCTTAAAAATGTCAATTACATAGGCGTAGTTTTATTGTCTGTTATAACTATAATAGTAATAATACAGAATATAATGTTAGCCAATAAAATTTCAAATGTTAATTTCCTGTACTTTTTTATGTATATTTGCACATTCAAATTACTACCACTAGCGTTGATAGTTAAAACAGTAATAACATATTTATAA
- the hemW gene encoding radical SAM family heme chaperone HemW, translating into MAGIYVHIPYCKQACSYCNFYFSTQLQNTNDLVDALVKEIDLQANFFEPNTQISSIYFGGGTPSILDTADIIKVLNKIYNTFNVDDFPEITLEANPDDLNSQYLKDLKAYTPINRLSIGIQSFFEDDLKYMNRAHTTQQAYDSITLAQQQQFDNITCDLIYGTPTLSDKNWEKNLLTLIEFGIKHLSCYALTVEEKTALHYQIEHHKVANVDEEKMATHFRILQAITKMHGYTQYEISNFCTDKNYAIHNSNYWNRKPYLGIGPSAHSYNGKSRFWNINNNIKYINSINSNNIPNEQETLTNIEQYNEFVLTGMRTKWGVQSARIEKLFGNELRRYFEFEVSPFIGNAWVNANNGTYILTDEGKLFCDFITEQLFWVEESV; encoded by the coding sequence ATGGCAGGAATTTATGTACATATTCCGTATTGTAAACAAGCGTGTAGTTATTGTAATTTTTATTTTTCTACGCAACTACAAAACACAAATGATTTAGTTGATGCTTTGGTTAAAGAGATTGATTTACAAGCTAATTTTTTTGAACCGAACACTCAAATTAGTAGTATTTATTTTGGTGGTGGTACACCTAGTATTTTAGATACCGCAGATATAATTAAAGTATTAAATAAAATATACAATACTTTTAATGTTGATGATTTTCCTGAAATTACTCTAGAAGCGAATCCAGATGATTTAAATAGTCAATATTTAAAAGATTTAAAAGCATATACACCAATAAACAGACTATCAATTGGTATTCAGTCTTTTTTTGAAGATGATTTAAAATATATGAACAGAGCACATACTACTCAACAAGCATATGATAGTATTACGCTAGCTCAGCAACAACAATTCGATAATATTACTTGCGATTTGATTTATGGCACACCAACTTTAAGTGATAAAAATTGGGAAAAAAATTTACTGACCTTAATTGAATTTGGCATCAAACATTTGTCGTGTTATGCTTTAACTGTAGAAGAAAAAACAGCTTTACACTATCAAATAGAACATCATAAAGTAGCTAATGTAGATGAAGAGAAAATGGCAACTCACTTTAGAATTTTACAAGCCATTACCAAAATGCATGGTTATACTCAGTACGAAATTTCTAACTTTTGTACCGATAAAAACTATGCAATACACAACAGTAATTATTGGAATAGAAAACCTTATTTAGGTATTGGACCATCTGCACACTCGTACAATGGCAAATCAAGATTTTGGAATATTAATAACAATATAAAATATATTAACAGTATTAATTCAAATAATATTCCAAATGAACAGGAAACATTGACCAATATAGAACAATACAATGAGTTTGTATTAACAGGAATGCGAACAAAATGGGGCGTTCAGTCTGCTAGAATTGAAAAATTATTTGGCAATGAACTAAGACGCTACTTTGAATTTGAGGTGAGTCCGTTTATTGGAAATGCTTGGGTAAATGCCAATAATGGTACTTATATACTAACTGACGAAGGCAAACTCTTCTGCGATTTTATCACTGAACAATTATTTTGGGTTGAGGAATCAGTTTAA
- a CDS encoding Do family serine endopeptidase, protein MKKYIVILFVGIASALLALGIQNKIINKRQNNLSNNTSNSANFKFANYGPTTSENAFVVAAKNSTPAVVHINTSYKVDKKSMQQMNPFYQFFGLPEGYEMPDQTQEGAGSGVIISSDGYIVTNNHVVENASAINVSLYDNRNYKAKVIGTDPTSDLAVLKIDAKDLDFLQFANSDNVEVGQWVLAVGNPFNLASTVTAGIVSAKARNINILREKAGNMAVESFIQTDAAVNPGNSGGALVDLNGNLIGINAAIATPTGSYAGYSFAIPSNLAQKVVKDIMDFGIVQRGFLGVNIREVDDELAKDLKLNKIAGAYVVDVVKGSAAADAGIKNGDVITKIENQEIKNTADLTEHVARYRPGDKIDVTMIRNGDVINKSVTLKSKDNTTSLISKTDVESSTSSGNVMQDLGIEVSEVNSLTAKKLGIAGGLEIKKVNNNGLVAKNTNIKAGFIIVGVNNQAVRNKDDFETIVANSKGGGILLQGKYVGQSGIEYFAFGY, encoded by the coding sequence ATGAAAAAATATATAGTGATACTGTTTGTAGGAATTGCGAGTGCCTTATTAGCACTTGGCATTCAGAATAAAATAATTAATAAAAGACAAAATAATTTAAGTAATAACACTAGTAATAGTGCTAACTTTAAATTTGCCAATTACGGACCAACTACTTCTGAAAATGCTTTTGTTGTAGCTGCTAAAAATAGTACGCCTGCTGTAGTGCATATTAATACTTCTTATAAGGTAGATAAGAAGAGCATGCAACAAATGAATCCGTTTTACCAATTTTTTGGTTTGCCAGAAGGTTACGAAATGCCAGACCAAACGCAAGAAGGTGCTGGCTCAGGAGTTATCATTTCTAGCGATGGATATATTGTTACCAATAATCATGTGGTAGAAAATGCTAGTGCAATAAATGTAAGCTTATATGATAATAGAAACTACAAAGCTAAGGTAATTGGTACTGACCCAACTAGCGATTTAGCTGTGCTTAAAATTGATGCTAAAGATTTAGATTTTCTACAATTTGCTAACTCAGATAATGTTGAAGTTGGGCAATGGGTTTTAGCTGTAGGTAATCCGTTTAATTTAGCATCTACGGTTACTGCTGGAATTGTAAGTGCTAAGGCCAGAAATATTAATATTTTAAGAGAGAAAGCAGGCAATATGGCTGTTGAATCTTTTATACAGACAGACGCTGCTGTAAATCCTGGTAATAGTGGTGGTGCTTTGGTTGATTTGAATGGCAATTTAATTGGAATTAACGCTGCTATTGCTACACCAACTGGTTCTTATGCTGGTTATTCGTTTGCAATTCCGTCTAACTTAGCACAAAAAGTAGTGAAAGACATTATGGATTTTGGTATTGTGCAAAGAGGTTTTTTAGGTGTTAATATTAGAGAAGTTGATGATGAATTAGCAAAAGATTTAAAATTAAATAAAATTGCTGGTGCTTATGTGGTAGATGTTGTTAAAGGAAGTGCTGCTGCAGATGCTGGTATTAAAAATGGCGATGTGATTACTAAAATAGAAAATCAAGAGATAAAAAATACTGCCGATTTAACTGAACATGTTGCAAGATATAGACCTGGCGATAAAATTGATGTTACTATGATTAGAAATGGTGATGTAATAAACAAATCCGTTACACTTAAATCTAAAGACAATACAACGAGTTTAATTAGTAAAACTGATGTTGAAAGTAGTACATCTTCTGGTAATGTAATGCAAGACTTAGGTATAGAAGTAAGCGAAGTAAATTCATTAACTGCTAAAAAATTAGGTATTGCTGGTGGTTTAGAAATTAAGAAAGTTAACAACAATGGTTTGGTTGCAAAAAATACCAATATTAAAGCAGGATTTATTATTGTAGGAGTCAACAATCAAGCCGTAAGAAATAAAGATGATTTTGAAACTATTGTAGCCAATAGCAAAGGTGGTGGTATTTTATTACAAGGAAAATATGTAGGACAATCTGGTATTGAATACTTTGCTTTTGGTTATTAG
- a CDS encoding diaminopimelate epimerase produces the protein MLQTFAKYQGTGNDFIIIDNRNLIFNKNTLLIQQLCDRKFGIGADGLMLIENDDHYDFKMVYYNADGNESTMCGNGGRCIAHYAFQLGITTNKGKFIAIDGEHDFEIKADGAVKLKMIDVNKIDKDGDAFVLFTGSPHFVLMKDNITIDDFVAQAKAIRYNDTYAKEGINVNFINTNDIDNISMRTYERGVEDETLSCGTGTVAVALTVASIKAINAGSLPIQTPGGELRVYFTQNNHQFSDIWLEGPAVNVFNGKIEL, from the coding sequence ATGCTTCAAACATTTGCAAAATATCAAGGAACAGGCAACGATTTTATTATTATTGATAATAGAAATTTGATTTTTAATAAAAATACATTACTAATTCAACAGCTATGCGATAGAAAATTTGGTATAGGTGCAGATGGTTTAATGTTGATAGAAAACGATGACCACTACGATTTTAAAATGGTATACTACAATGCAGATGGCAATGAAAGTACCATGTGTGGTAATGGTGGAAGATGTATTGCACACTATGCATTTCAGTTAGGTATTACAACGAATAAAGGCAAATTTATTGCTATTGACGGAGAACATGATTTTGAAATAAAAGCAGATGGTGCAGTAAAATTAAAGATGATAGATGTAAATAAAATTGATAAAGATGGAGATGCTTTTGTTTTGTTTACAGGTTCGCCACATTTTGTTTTAATGAAAGATAATATCACCATTGATGATTTTGTAGCACAAGCAAAAGCAATTAGATACAATGATACTTATGCTAAAGAAGGCATCAATGTAAATTTTATTAATACTAATGATATAGATAATATAAGTATGCGTACTTACGAAAGAGGTGTAGAAGATGAAACGCTTTCTTGTGGTACAGGAACTGTAGCTGTTGCTTTAACTGTAGCAAGTATAAAAGCAATAAATGCAGGTTCATTACCAATTCAAACACCAGGTGGAGAATTACGCGTTTATTTTACTCAAAACAATCATCAGTTTAGTGATATTTGGTTAGAAGGTCCAGCTGTAAATGTTTTTAACGGAAAGATTGAACTTTAG
- a CDS encoding AI-2E family transporter, with amino-acid sequence MNLFSDILVPLILALFLAVLFQPILAWLDKKKVPLFVGVGLLWLLSIGIMVGVGYLFYNTFQELIRDKEEIIFQLKTKLDQLLSHYESFSGQTLDIDLMIDTFTKEFMTDKSTIFIGNVGEFLEEFLLTIVYLVILMSGIMRYENYLHYLAGEEQSGKFISSFEEVKTGIVSYVEVKFFTSFLYGIGVFIICKLFGLRFAFMWGFLSFMLNFIPLVGALIALVPVFFLGLIQFDNAFTALFLIVIAYVYHALLASAIEPYFLGKGASLNIIAVIVGLLFWGFLWGIPGMFLSVPLTVLVKVVLAQIEGAEIFVRLLGTQNGIKK; translated from the coding sequence ATGAACTTATTTAGTGATATATTAGTTCCATTAATATTAGCATTATTTCTAGCAGTCTTGTTTCAACCAATACTAGCATGGCTCGACAAAAAAAAAGTACCTTTATTTGTTGGTGTTGGACTATTGTGGTTATTAAGCATAGGTATTATGGTAGGCGTTGGCTATTTATTCTATAATACTTTTCAAGAGCTAATTAGAGATAAAGAAGAAATTATATTTCAACTAAAAACAAAGTTAGACCAATTGTTATCACACTACGAATCATTTTCTGGGCAAACACTAGATATAGATTTAATGATAGATACTTTTACTAAAGAATTCATGACCGATAAATCGACTATTTTCATTGGTAATGTAGGAGAATTTCTAGAAGAATTTTTACTAACCATAGTCTATTTAGTTATTCTAATGTCTGGAATAATGCGTTATGAAAACTATTTACATTATTTAGCAGGAGAAGAACAAAGTGGAAAATTTATTTCTTCGTTTGAAGAAGTAAAAACAGGTATAGTGAGTTATGTAGAAGTAAAATTTTTTACTAGTTTTTTATATGGAATAGGTGTGTTTATTATCTGTAAACTATTTGGCTTAAGATTTGCTTTTATGTGGGGATTTTTAAGTTTCATGTTAAATTTCATACCATTAGTTGGAGCATTAATTGCCTTAGTACCAGTATTCTTTCTAGGTTTAATACAATTTGACAATGCTTTTACTGCTTTATTTTTAATTGTAATTGCTTATGTTTATCATGCACTACTCGCATCTGCAATTGAACCATATTTTTTAGGTAAAGGAGCATCATTAAATATAATAGCAGTAATAGTAGGTTTATTATTTTGGGGATTTTTATGGGGAATTCCAGGAATGTTTCTATCAGTTCCATTAACAGTATTAGTAAAAGTAGTATTAGCACAAATAGAAGGAGCCGAAATTTTTGTACGACTACTAGGCACTCAAAATGGAATAAAGAAGTAA
- the yidD gene encoding membrane protein insertion efficiency factor YidD has translation MKLLNKIITFPFILLITLYRVGISPYLGQGKCRYQPTCSKYALEALQKYGLFKGGYLAAKRILSCHPWGGSGYDPVP, from the coding sequence ATGAAACTACTCAATAAAATAATTACTTTTCCATTTATACTATTAATTACATTATATAGAGTAGGAATATCACCATATTTAGGTCAAGGTAAATGTAGGTATCAACCAACATGTTCTAAATATGCATTAGAAGCACTACAAAAATATGGACTTTTTAAAGGCGGATATCTAGCAGCAAAAAGAATATTGTCTTGTCATCCTTGGGGTGGAAGTGGTTACGATCCAGTTCCTTAA